A stretch of Vannielia litorea DNA encodes these proteins:
- a CDS encoding MFS transporter, translated as MTSPDRTNWPLVVLLYALGLLAAGHFAKVALTLAALGVRYPEAGAMLPFAVSMTSAAGILFGATAGIVVARFGARRVLLVAVVTGVALGAAEALLPGFRLFLALRLAEGFAHLAIVVAAPTLMAASCTDAHRGAVMGLWGTFFGVGFAVMSLAEKLFGTGVYWVHAGLLAVVGAVLAPLLPRGVGRGAVVAEGWLARHVAIYTSARRFAPALMFFWHALMFMSLITFLPGFLGEWTAPLLPLVALLGTFWAGAATRRVSPERLALGAFAAGAVLMLAFWALPGARLAIAVPMLLAFGAVPGAAFAAAPLLNPDPADTARANGAIAQFGNIGTALSIPLFSLALGAGLGGMAALVVGLSLAGMMAVGLIFRRVAAS; from the coding sequence ATGACCTCCCCCGACCGCACCAACTGGCCGCTTGTCGTGCTGCTCTACGCGCTGGGGCTGCTGGCGGCGGGGCATTTTGCCAAGGTGGCCTTGACGCTGGCGGCACTGGGCGTGCGCTACCCGGAGGCCGGGGCGATGCTGCCCTTCGCGGTCTCCATGACCTCGGCGGCTGGGATCCTCTTTGGCGCGACCGCCGGGATCGTGGTGGCCCGCTTCGGCGCGCGGCGGGTGCTGCTGGTGGCGGTCGTGACGGGGGTGGCGCTGGGCGCGGCGGAGGCGCTGTTGCCCGGCTTCCGGCTGTTTCTGGCGCTGCGACTGGCGGAGGGCTTTGCCCACCTGGCCATCGTGGTGGCCGCGCCCACGCTGATGGCGGCCAGCTGCACCGACGCGCACAGGGGCGCGGTGATGGGGCTCTGGGGCACCTTCTTCGGGGTCGGGTTTGCCGTAATGTCTCTGGCGGAAAAGCTCTTTGGAACAGGGGTCTACTGGGTTCATGCCGGGCTGCTCGCGGTGGTCGGCGCGGTGCTCGCGCCGCTCTTGCCGCGCGGCGTGGGGCGGGGCGCGGTGGTGGCGGAGGGCTGGCTGGCGCGGCATGTGGCAATCTACACCAGCGCGCGGCGGTTCGCGCCGGCGCTGATGTTCTTCTGGCATGCGCTGATGTTCATGTCGCTGATCACCTTCCTTCCGGGTTTTCTGGGCGAGTGGACCGCGCCGCTGCTGCCCCTGGTGGCGCTCCTGGGCACCTTCTGGGCCGGGGCGGCAACGCGGCGCGTTTCGCCCGAAAGGCTGGCGCTGGGGGCCTTTGCTGCCGGGGCGGTGCTGATGCTGGCCTTCTGGGCGCTGCCCGGCGCCCGGCTGGCGATCGCAGTGCCGATGCTGCTGGCCTTCGGGGCGGTGCCCGGCGCGGCCTTTGCCGCCGCCCCACTGCTCAACCCCGATCCGGCCGATACGGCGCGGGCCAACGGGGCGATTGCCCAGTTCGGCAACATCGGCACCGCGCTGAGCATTCCGCTGTTCTCGCTGGCGCTCGGCGCGGGCCTGGGCGGAATGGCGGCGCTGGTCGTCGGGCTCTCGCTGGCCGGAATGATGGCGGTCGGCCTGATCTTTCGGCGGGTCGCGGCCTCCTGA
- a CDS encoding vWA domain-containing protein, producing the protein MLRLITLCLCTLFAVAAQAQERPRAILVMDGSGSMWGQIDGKAKITIAQEVVGTVLGTIPDEQELGLTLYGHRRKGDCADIETVVQPATGTKAAIQSAVDAVSPKGKTPMTEAVRQAAEALRYTEEKATVILVSDGIETCDPDPCAAAAALEQAGVDFTAHVVGFDVSEAEALRQMQCIADETGGTFLKASNAEELATAMVAVVDVEETPEPEVVIHDVRFRATAGDGGAFISETLAWEITRDGTPVGGTILEAAPTVPLEEGTYTASATRPSDELTRAATFTVKPGSQTVTVVFPAPPVRVSFHATDGKNGPRIGDPLVWDLYRGEELVEGPLNVDGFTAELEAGEYRVTVMRPADEASAEAILGVGKVGKTVIVELPEYRPAATLEAAASAAAGSTIPVRWTGPDEQNDYLSVSQPGEVTDINYSYTREGSPLDLEMPPEPGTYELRYRLGKGRKTLATQTIEITPVEASVTAPESLPAGGKVQVRWTGPDYSNDFVAIARPDADDARYEAYAYTRHGSPLDLQMPATPGSYELRYVMRQGHTVLARVPVEVTAVSATVTPPEALPAGAAVKVGWTGPDDQNDYIAIFAEGEDRYAAYTYTRHGAPAELRLPAEPGRYRIAYVQRQGNTELASVDVEVTAVTASVTPPAELPAGGTVKVGWTGPDDQNDYIAIFPEGADRYAGYTYTRHGNPVDLRLPAEPGRYAIAYVQDVGDTVIASVDVEVTAVTASVTPPAELPAGGMASVEWQGPDNQNDYIAIFPEGETRYTGYAYTRHGSPANLPLPADPGRYRIAYVQDVGDTEIASVAVEITAVSATVTAPASAEQGGTVQVTWTGPDFDDDYIALFPAGEARYASYTYTREGSPLQLRMPALPGAYELAYVQARGDTVLVRVPFTVTAATVTLAPQGEATAGGMLKVDWQGPDNPEDFIAIYPVGADSYASYAYTRDGSPAELTLPDTPGDYVVKYVLDRDYTPIAEAPVTVK; encoded by the coding sequence ATGCTTCGCCTGATAACCCTTTGCCTTTGCACGCTCTTTGCAGTCGCGGCCCAAGCGCAGGAGCGCCCCCGGGCGATTCTGGTGATGGATGGTTCCGGCTCGATGTGGGGCCAGATCGACGGCAAGGCGAAGATCACCATCGCGCAGGAGGTCGTCGGCACGGTGCTCGGCACCATCCCGGACGAGCAGGAGCTTGGCCTCACCCTCTACGGCCACCGCCGCAAGGGCGACTGCGCCGACATCGAGACGGTCGTGCAGCCCGCCACCGGCACCAAGGCCGCGATCCAGAGCGCGGTGGACGCGGTCAGCCCCAAGGGCAAGACCCCGATGACCGAAGCGGTGAGACAGGCCGCCGAGGCGCTGCGCTACACCGAGGAGAAGGCCACCGTCATCCTCGTGTCCGACGGGATCGAAACCTGCGACCCCGACCCCTGCGCCGCCGCCGCCGCGCTGGAGCAGGCGGGCGTGGACTTCACCGCCCATGTGGTCGGCTTCGATGTGTCCGAGGCCGAGGCGCTGCGCCAGATGCAGTGCATCGCCGACGAGACCGGCGGCACCTTCCTGAAGGCCTCCAACGCCGAGGAGCTGGCCACCGCCATGGTCGCCGTGGTCGACGTGGAGGAGACCCCCGAGCCCGAGGTCGTCATCCACGACGTGCGCTTCCGCGCCACGGCAGGCGACGGCGGCGCCTTCATCTCCGAGACCCTCGCCTGGGAGATCACCCGCGACGGCACGCCTGTGGGCGGCACCATCCTCGAGGCCGCGCCGACCGTTCCGCTGGAAGAGGGCACCTATACCGCCAGCGCCACCCGCCCGTCCGACGAGCTGACCCGCGCGGCCACCTTCACCGTGAAGCCCGGCAGCCAGACCGTCACCGTGGTGTTCCCCGCACCGCCCGTCCGCGTGAGCTTCCACGCGACCGATGGCAAGAACGGCCCGCGCATCGGCGATCCGCTGGTCTGGGATCTCTACCGGGGCGAGGAGCTGGTCGAGGGGCCGCTCAACGTGGATGGCTTCACCGCCGAGCTGGAGGCGGGCGAATACCGCGTCACCGTCATGCGCCCGGCCGACGAGGCGAGCGCCGAGGCCATCCTGGGCGTCGGCAAGGTCGGCAAGACCGTCATCGTCGAGCTGCCCGAATACAGGCCCGCCGCCACGCTGGAGGCCGCTGCGAGCGCCGCCGCCGGCTCCACCATCCCGGTCCGCTGGACCGGCCCGGACGAACAGAACGATTATCTCTCGGTCAGCCAGCCCGGCGAGGTGACCGATATCAACTACAGCTACACCCGCGAGGGCTCGCCGCTCGACCTGGAGATGCCCCCCGAACCCGGCACCTACGAGCTGCGCTACCGCCTCGGCAAGGGCCGCAAGACCCTGGCCACGCAGACCATCGAGATCACCCCGGTCGAGGCCAGCGTGACCGCGCCCGAGAGCCTGCCCGCTGGCGGCAAGGTCCAGGTCCGCTGGACCGGGCCGGACTACAGCAACGATTTCGTCGCCATCGCCCGGCCGGATGCAGACGATGCCCGCTACGAGGCCTACGCCTACACCCGCCACGGCTCGCCGCTCGACCTGCAGATGCCCGCCACGCCGGGCAGCTACGAGCTGCGCTACGTCATGCGGCAGGGTCACACGGTGCTGGCGCGGGTGCCGGTCGAGGTGACCGCGGTCAGCGCCACCGTCACCCCGCCCGAGGCCCTGCCCGCAGGCGCCGCGGTCAAGGTCGGCTGGACCGGGCCGGACGACCAGAATGACTACATCGCCATCTTCGCCGAGGGCGAAGACCGCTACGCGGCCTATACCTACACCCGCCACGGCGCGCCGGCCGAGCTGCGCCTGCCCGCCGAGCCGGGACGCTACCGCATCGCCTATGTCCAGAGACAGGGCAACACCGAGCTGGCCTCGGTCGACGTCGAGGTGACCGCCGTCACCGCCTCGGTCACGCCCCCCGCCGAGCTGCCCGCAGGCGGCACCGTCAAGGTGGGCTGGACCGGGCCCGACGATCAGAACGACTACATCGCCATCTTCCCCGAGGGGGCCGACCGCTACGCGGGCTACACCTACACCCGCCATGGCAACCCCGTGGACCTGCGTCTGCCCGCCGAGCCGGGTCGCTACGCCATCGCCTATGTGCAGGACGTCGGCGACACGGTGATCGCCTCGGTCGATGTCGAGGTCACGGCGGTCACCGCCTCCGTCACCCCGCCCGCCGAACTGCCCGCAGGCGGCATGGCCAGCGTCGAATGGCAGGGACCGGACAACCAGAACGACTACATCGCCATCTTCCCGGAGGGCGAGACGCGCTACACCGGCTACGCCTACACCCGCCATGGCTCGCCCGCCAATCTGCCGCTCCCGGCCGACCCCGGCAGGTATCGCATCGCCTATGTGCAGGACGTGGGGGATACCGAGATCGCCTCCGTCGCGGTCGAGATCACCGCCGTCTCCGCCACCGTCACCGCGCCGGCCTCCGCCGAGCAGGGCGGCACCGTGCAGGTGACCTGGACCGGCCCCGACTTCGACGACGACTACATCGCCCTCTTCCCCGCCGGCGAAGCGCGCTACGCCAGCTACACCTATACCCGCGAGGGCTCTCCGCTCCAGCTGCGCATGCCTGCCCTGCCGGGCGCCTACGAACTGGCCTATGTGCAGGCGCGCGGCGACACGGTGCTGGTGCGGGTGCCCTTCACCGTAACCGCAGCCACCGTCACCCTCGCACCGCAAGGCGAGGCCACGGCGGGCGGCATGCTCAAGGTCGACTGGCAGGGCCCCGACAACCCCGAGGACTTCATCGCCATCTACCCCGTCGGCGCCGACAGCTATGCCAGCTATGCCTACACCCGCGACGGCAGCCCGGCAGAGCTGACCCTGCCCGACACGCCCGGCGACTACGTGGTGAAATACGTGCTCGATCGTGACTACACGCCCATCGCCGAGGCCCCCGTCACCGTGAAGTGA
- a CDS encoding acyl-CoA dehydrogenase encodes MSDKATFTWEDPFRLDDQLGEDERMLSRAAAEFAQAELAPRIVEAYREATVAPELFPLMGEAGLLGVTIPEEYGGLGASYTSYGLIAREVERVDSGYRSMMSVQSSLVIHPINAYGSEEQRRKYLPGLCSGELIGCFGLTEPDAGSDPGGMKTRATKTANGYILNGSKMWISNSPIADVFVVWAKSEAHGGKIRGFVLEKGMKGLSAPKIGGKLSLRASVTGEIVMDGVEVGEEALLPNAEGLSGPFGCLNRARFGIAWGAMGAAEFCWHAARQYGLDRKQFGKPLAGTQLFQLKLANMQTEIALGLQGALRAAQLFDGPGCPPELISLMKRNNCGKALEIARIARDMHGGNGISEEFQVMRHAANLETVNTYEGTHDIHALILGRAQTGLQAFF; translated from the coding sequence ATGTCCGACAAAGCCACCTTCACATGGGAAGACCCCTTCCGCCTCGACGACCAGCTGGGCGAGGACGAACGGATGCTCTCCCGCGCCGCCGCCGAGTTTGCACAGGCCGAGCTTGCGCCGCGCATCGTCGAGGCCTACCGCGAGGCCACCGTCGCGCCCGAGCTCTTTCCGCTCATGGGCGAGGCCGGGTTGCTGGGCGTCACCATCCCCGAGGAATACGGCGGCCTTGGTGCCTCCTACACCTCCTACGGGCTGATCGCCCGCGAGGTCGAGCGGGTCGATTCGGGCTACCGCTCGATGATGTCGGTCCAGAGCTCGCTGGTGATCCACCCGATCAACGCCTATGGCTCCGAGGAGCAGCGCCGCAAGTATCTGCCGGGCCTCTGCTCCGGCGAGCTGATCGGCTGCTTCGGCCTCACCGAGCCCGACGCCGGCTCCGACCCCGGCGGCATGAAGACCCGCGCCACCAAGACCGCCAACGGCTACATCTTGAACGGCTCCAAGATGTGGATCTCCAATTCCCCCATCGCCGATGTCTTCGTGGTCTGGGCCAAGTCCGAGGCCCACGGCGGCAAGATCCGCGGCTTCGTGCTCGAAAAGGGCATGAAGGGCCTCTCCGCCCCCAAGATCGGCGGCAAGCTCAGCCTGCGCGCCTCGGTGACCGGCGAGATCGTCATGGATGGCGTCGAGGTCGGCGAGGAGGCGCTGCTGCCCAACGCCGAGGGCCTCTCCGGCCCCTTCGGCTGCCTCAACCGCGCCCGCTTCGGTATCGCCTGGGGCGCCATGGGCGCGGCCGAGTTCTGCTGGCACGCGGCGCGGCAATACGGGCTCGACCGCAAGCAGTTCGGCAAGCCGCTGGCCGGCACCCAGCTCTTCCAGCTCAAGCTCGCCAACATGCAGACCGAGATCGCGCTCGGCCTGCAAGGCGCGCTCCGCGCCGCCCAGCTCTTCGACGGCCCCGGCTGCCCGCCCGAGTTGATCTCGCTGATGAAGCGCAACAACTGCGGCAAGGCGCTCGAGATCGCCCGCATCGCGCGTGACATGCACGGCGGCAACGGCATCTCCGAGGAGTTCCAGGTCATGCGCCACGCCGCCAATCTCGAGACGGTCAACACCTACGAGGGCACCCACGACATCCACGCATTGATCCTCGGGCGTGCACAAACCGGACTCCAGGCCTTCTTCTAG
- a CDS encoding DUF1127 domain-containing protein produces MATQATDIQFTRPGLMARIGAAFDRVLTVLVAAAEANPRMKAVNRLSAMSDEELAARGLKREDIVRHVFRDIYYV; encoded by the coding sequence ATGGCAACGCAAGCAACCGACATTCAATTCACCCGCCCCGGCCTGATGGCCCGCATCGGCGCGGCCTTCGACCGTGTGCTGACCGTCCTCGTGGCGGCGGCCGAGGCGAACCCGCGGATGAAGGCGGTCAACCGCCTGAGCGCGATGAGCGACGAAGAGCTCGCCGCCCGTGGCCTGAAGCGCGAAGACATCGTGCGCCACGTGTTCCGCGACATCTACTACGTGTGA
- the pyrC gene encoding dihydroorotase — MTQRLTIRRPDDWHLHLRDGAMLRAVLPQTVAHFSRAIIMPNLVPPVVTLDDAMAYRERILAAAPGVGLFEPLMTLYLTENTDPENVAAAHATGLVKAVKLYPAGATTNSASGVRDFDKVRGVLEKMAEIGMPLCVHGEVTTHEVDIFDREATFIETVLDPLRRATPGLRVVMEHITTADAVDYLRDGGDDLGATITTHHLMINRNHMLVGGIRPHYYCLPVVKRERHRAALAELATSGFSRCFLGTDSAPHLARDKQSPCGCAGVFSAPVTMSCLATVFEDAGALDKLEGFTSLNGPAFYRLPANEATITLSREQEPLTFAPQIETENGPVVVFDPGRPLHWHVLDEL, encoded by the coding sequence ATGACCCAACGCCTCACCATCCGCCGCCCCGACGACTGGCACCTGCACCTGCGCGACGGGGCGATGCTCCGCGCCGTGCTGCCCCAGACCGTCGCCCACTTCTCCCGCGCCATCATCATGCCCAATCTGGTGCCGCCTGTCGTGACCCTCGACGACGCCATGGCCTACCGCGAGCGGATCCTTGCCGCCGCGCCGGGCGTGGGGCTCTTCGAGCCGCTGATGACGCTCTACCTGACCGAAAACACCGATCCCGAGAATGTGGCCGCAGCCCATGCCACCGGGCTGGTGAAGGCGGTCAAGCTCTACCCCGCCGGCGCCACCACCAACTCCGCCTCCGGCGTGCGCGACTTCGACAAGGTGCGCGGCGTGCTCGAGAAGATGGCCGAAATCGGCATGCCGCTCTGCGTCCACGGCGAGGTCACCACCCACGAGGTCGATATCTTCGACCGCGAGGCCACCTTCATCGAAACCGTGCTCGACCCGCTCCGCCGCGCCACGCCCGGCCTGCGCGTGGTGATGGAGCACATCACCACCGCCGACGCGGTAGACTACCTGCGGGACGGCGGCGACGACCTCGGCGCCACGATCACCACCCACCACCTGATGATCAACCGCAACCACATGCTGGTGGGCGGCATCCGTCCGCATTACTACTGCCTGCCCGTGGTCAAACGCGAAAGGCACCGCGCCGCCCTGGCGGAGCTGGCCACCTCGGGGTTCAGCCGCTGTTTCCTCGGCACCGACAGCGCCCCGCACCTGGCCCGCGACAAGCAAAGCCCCTGCGGCTGCGCGGGCGTGTTCTCCGCGCCCGTCACCATGAGCTGCCTTGCCACCGTCTTCGAAGACGCCGGCGCGCTCGACAAGCTCGAGGGGTTCACCTCGCTGAACGGCCCCGCCTTCTACCGCCTGCCCGCCAACGAGGCCACGATCACCCTCAGCCGCGAGCAAGAGCCTCTCACCTTCGCGCCGCAGATCGAAACCGAGAACGGGCCGGTTGTGGTCTTCGATCCGGGTCGTCCGCTGCACTGGCACGTGCTCGACGAGCTCTGA
- a CDS encoding orotate phosphoribosyltransferase, with translation MIPTSHPDDATIARIAAGMLLEIEAVHFNQREPFTYSSGLKGPTYIDCRKLISFPRIRSTLMDFLVVKVMRDAGFEAFDNIAGGETAGIPFAAFVAERMALPMTYVRKKPKGYGRNARIEGVMAEGDRVLLVEDLTTDGGSKISFVDAIRDTGATCAHTAVVFYYGIFPETEKTLGDHGVTLHHLCTWWDVLAVARERGSFDAETLDGVETFLNDPAKWRERFGN, from the coding sequence ATGATCCCCACCTCGCACCCAGATGACGCCACCATCGCCCGCATCGCCGCCGGGATGCTGCTCGAGATCGAGGCGGTCCACTTCAACCAGCGCGAGCCCTTCACCTATTCCTCCGGCCTCAAGGGCCCGACCTACATCGACTGCCGCAAGCTCATCAGCTTTCCGCGCATCCGCTCCACGCTGATGGATTTCCTCGTGGTGAAGGTCATGCGCGACGCGGGCTTCGAGGCCTTCGACAACATCGCCGGCGGCGAGACGGCGGGCATTCCCTTTGCCGCCTTCGTGGCCGAGCGCATGGCCCTGCCCATGACCTACGTCCGCAAGAAGCCCAAGGGCTACGGCCGCAACGCCCGCATCGAGGGCGTGATGGCCGAAGGCGACCGGGTGCTGCTGGTCGAGGATCTCACCACCGACGGCGGCTCCAAGATCTCCTTCGTCGATGCCATCCGCGACACCGGCGCCACCTGCGCCCACACGGCGGTCGTCTTCTACTACGGCATCTTCCCCGAAACCGAGAAAACCCTCGGCGACCACGGGGTGACGCTCCATCACCTCTGCACCTGGTGGGACGTGCTGGCCGTCGCCCGCGAGCGCGGCAGTTTCGACGCCGAAACCCTCGACGGGGTGGAGACCTTCCTGAACGATCCGGCCAAGTGGCGGGAAAGGTTCGGGAATTAA
- a CDS encoding replicative DNA helicase, translated as MNEITAFRPEGPAEAQQAAPHNIEAEQQLLGAILTNNDVFDRVAMVVGSEHFYDPLHARIFEVAAARIAKNLAATPVSLKSYLEDEPGLKEVGGAAYLAKLAGVAVASFAARDYAQIVYDLAIRRELMGLGRDIAAKASDVNVASEPKDQIVEAEQALYKLSEQGRTESGFQSFLKAVTDAVNVANAAYQREGGLAGISTGLTDMDRKLGGLHPSDLLILAGRPSMGKTSLATNIAFNIAKAYKRGQLPDGSEGAVDGGVVGFFSLEMSAEQLASRILSEAAEISSHKIRQGDMDETEFRRFVEAAKALEACPLFIDDTPALPISQVAARARRLKRTQGLDVIIVDYLQLLRGTAENRVQEIAEISMGLKAIAKELNIPVIALSQLSRQVESREDKRPQLSDLRESGSIEQDADVVMFVFREEYYAEREKPSDDQLDKMAEWQERMARLHGKAEVIIGKQRHGPIGTVELSFESQFTRFGNLVQPWQQGGGQVDQF; from the coding sequence ATGAACGAGATCACCGCCTTCCGACCGGAAGGACCGGCGGAGGCGCAACAGGCTGCGCCGCACAACATCGAGGCCGAGCAGCAGCTGCTCGGAGCCATCCTCACCAACAACGACGTGTTCGACCGCGTCGCCATGGTGGTTGGCTCCGAGCATTTCTACGACCCGCTTCATGCCCGCATCTTCGAGGTGGCCGCAGCCCGGATCGCCAAGAACCTCGCGGCCACGCCGGTGTCGCTCAAGAGCTACCTCGAAGACGAGCCGGGGCTGAAGGAGGTGGGCGGCGCGGCCTATCTCGCCAAGCTCGCAGGCGTCGCCGTGGCCAGCTTTGCCGCCCGCGACTACGCCCAGATCGTCTATGACCTCGCGATCCGCCGCGAACTGATGGGGCTGGGCCGTGACATCGCCGCCAAGGCCTCCGACGTCAACGTGGCCTCCGAGCCCAAGGACCAGATCGTCGAGGCCGAGCAGGCGCTCTACAAGCTCTCCGAGCAGGGCCGCACCGAGAGCGGTTTCCAGAGCTTTCTCAAGGCCGTGACCGACGCCGTCAACGTCGCCAACGCGGCCTACCAGCGCGAGGGCGGGCTCGCCGGCATCTCCACCGGCCTGACCGACATGGACCGCAAGCTGGGCGGCCTCCACCCCTCCGACCTGCTGATCCTCGCGGGCCGCCCCTCGATGGGCAAGACCTCGCTGGCCACCAACATCGCCTTCAACATCGCCAAGGCCTACAAGCGCGGGCAGCTGCCCGACGGCTCCGAAGGCGCGGTCGATGGCGGCGTGGTGGGCTTCTTCTCGCTCGAGATGAGCGCCGAACAGCTCGCCTCCCGGATCCTCTCCGAGGCCGCCGAGATCAGCAGCCACAAGATCCGCCAGGGCGACATGGACGAAACCGAGTTCCGCCGTTTCGTCGAGGCCGCCAAGGCGCTCGAGGCCTGCCCGCTCTTCATCGACGACACCCCCGCCCTGCCGATCTCCCAGGTCGCGGCGCGGGCGCGGCGGCTCAAGCGCACCCAGGGGCTCGACGTGATCATCGTCGACTACCTGCAGCTGCTGCGCGGCACCGCCGAGAACCGGGTGCAGGAGATCGCCGAGATCTCGATGGGGCTGAAGGCCATCGCCAAGGAGCTGAACATTCCCGTCATCGCGCTCTCCCAGCTCTCCCGTCAGGTCGAAAGCCGCGAAGACAAGCGCCCCCAGCTCTCCGACCTGCGGGAATCTGGCTCGATCGAGCAGGACGCCGACGTGGTGATGTTCGTGTTCCGCGAGGAGTATTATGCCGAGCGCGAGAAACCCTCCGACGACCAGCTCGACAAGATGGCCGAATGGCAGGAGCGCATGGCCCGGCTGCACGGCAAGGCCGAGGTGATCATCGGCAAGCAGCGCCACGGTCCCATCGGCACCGTGGAGCTGAGCTTCGAGAGCCAGTTCACCCGCTTCGGCAACCTCGTCCAGCCCTGGCAACAGGGCGGCGGCCAGGTCGATCAGTTCTAG
- a CDS encoding DUF1194 domain-containing protein, with protein MRHALLALALTALPLQAQQIEVDVELALMVDVSRSMTPNEVEIQRRGYAEAILSNEVMTAVQSGLLGAIAVTYVEWAGNYTQREIVPWTVIQTPEDARAFTEALSQTFAGGMRRTSISGAIEYGMDSIEGNAYTGLRRVIDVSGDGPNNQGSLVERARDAAVGKGIVINGLPLMTNEGLSGTWDIGGLDLYYRDCVIGGPGSFVIPVLEWSEFAAAVRRKLVLEIAGLPPPAQIIRAQAPFDCLIGEKMWEQRRRYWDEP; from the coding sequence ATGCGCCACGCCCTGCTTGCCCTAGCCCTCACCGCCCTGCCCCTCCAGGCCCAACAGATCGAGGTCGATGTCGAACTGGCCCTGATGGTCGATGTCTCCCGCTCGATGACCCCAAACGAGGTCGAGATCCAGCGGCGCGGCTATGCCGAGGCGATCCTCTCGAACGAGGTGATGACGGCCGTGCAATCGGGCCTCCTGGGCGCCATCGCGGTGACCTATGTGGAATGGGCCGGCAACTACACCCAGCGCGAGATCGTCCCCTGGACGGTGATCCAGACGCCGGAGGACGCCCGCGCCTTCACCGAGGCCCTCTCGCAAACCTTCGCCGGCGGGATGCGCCGCACCTCGATCTCGGGCGCCATCGAATACGGGATGGATTCGATCGAGGGCAACGCCTACACCGGGCTGCGCCGGGTGATCGACGTTTCGGGCGACGGCCCCAACAACCAGGGCAGCCTGGTGGAGCGCGCCCGCGATGCGGCAGTGGGCAAGGGCATCGTGATCAACGGCCTGCCGCTGATGACCAACGAGGGCCTCTCGGGCACCTGGGATATCGGCGGGCTCGACCTCTACTACCGCGACTGCGTGATCGGCGGGCCGGGCAGCTTTGTGATCCCCGTCCTCGAATGGAGCGAGTTCGCCGCGGCGGTCCGCCGCAAGCTGGTGCTCGAGATCGCGGGCCTGCCGCCGCCTGCGCAGATCATCCGCGCCCAGGCCCCCTTCGATTGCCTCATCGGCGAGAAGATGTGGGAGCAACGCCGCCGCTACTGGGACGAACCCTGA
- the alr gene encoding alanine racemase: protein MGTGQLTIDLDAIAANWSALDSMSGGGTETGAVVKANGYGLGAARVARALAHAGARRFFVAHAEEGASIRNALGRGPEIYVFSGHMRGDTDMLGDLDLIPMINSIEQLTRHIEALPDAPFGIQLDTGMNRLGMEPGEWAAVRDIVVPRKPRLIMSHLASADEPESPQNQAQVTLFRELTAGCGIPRSLAATGGILLGPEYHFELTRPGIGLYGARPFTEARPVVQLDLPVVQCGVVLKGEAVGYNATWVAEVDTPTATVLGGYADGILRALTNKGSLWADGIECPILGRVSMDAITVDISGLDREPRALSLLCPEQGVDAVADVAGTIGYEILTALGPRYTRRYSGRAG from the coding sequence ATGGGCACCGGGCAGTTAACGATCGACCTTGATGCAATCGCGGCCAACTGGTCCGCGCTCGACTCCATGTCGGGTGGCGGCACCGAGACCGGCGCGGTGGTCAAGGCCAATGGCTACGGCCTCGGGGCAGCCCGGGTGGCGCGGGCCCTCGCCCACGCGGGGGCGCGCCGGTTCTTCGTGGCCCATGCCGAGGAAGGTGCCAGCATCCGCAACGCGCTGGGGCGTGGCCCCGAGATCTACGTCTTCTCGGGCCACATGCGCGGCGACACCGACATGCTGGGCGATCTCGACCTGATCCCCATGATCAACTCGATCGAGCAGCTCACCCGCCACATCGAGGCCCTGCCCGATGCGCCCTTCGGGATCCAGCTCGACACCGGCATGAACCGGCTCGGCATGGAGCCCGGCGAATGGGCCGCCGTGCGCGACATCGTGGTGCCTCGCAAGCCCCGGCTGATCATGAGCCATCTCGCCTCCGCCGACGAACCCGAGAGCCCGCAGAACCAGGCCCAGGTAACCCTCTTCCGCGAGCTGACCGCCGGCTGCGGCATCCCGCGCTCGCTCGCGGCCACCGGCGGCATCCTGCTGGGGCCCGAGTATCACTTCGAGCTGACCCGGCCCGGCATCGGCCTCTACGGCGCGCGCCCCTTCACCGAGGCGCGCCCCGTGGTGCAGCTCGACCTGCCGGTGGTGCAATGCGGCGTGGTGCTGAAGGGCGAGGCCGTGGGCTACAACGCCACCTGGGTGGCCGAGGTCGACACGCCCACCGCCACCGTGCTGGGCGGCTATGCCGACGGCATCCTGCGGGCGCTGACCAACAAGGGCAGCCTCTGGGCCGACGGCATCGAGTGTCCGATCCTCGGCCGGGTGTCGATGGATGCGATCACCGTCGATATCTCCGGCCTCGACCGCGAGCCGCGCGCGCTCTCGCTGCTCTGCCCCGAGCAGGGGGTCGACGCCGTGGCTGATGTCGCCGGCACCATCGGCTACGAGATCCTCACCGCGCTCGGCCCCCGCTACACCCGCCGCTACTCCGGTCGCGCGGGCTGA